One window from the genome of Glycine soja cultivar W05 chromosome 12, ASM419377v2, whole genome shotgun sequence encodes:
- the LOC114378273 gene encoding glucan endo-1,3-beta-glucosidase 14-like, with amino-acid sequence MCVCVCVCNVITWLCGKPWTLRLEAWCWSWLAVMPNIRSVMATTSSFFFTLLLLLLTVSDLFVQSRGLNFGINYGQKANNLPSPSRVAVLIKSLNVSRIKLYDADPNVLSAFSNSDVEFIIGLENEKLQSMTDPSKAQSWVQQNVQPYISQTRITCITVGNEVFNYNDTQLTENLLPAMQSVYNALVNLGLAQQVTVTTAHSFNILANSFPPSSGAFRQDLIQYIQPLLSFHAQIKSPFLINAYPFFAYKDNPNQISLKYVLFQPNQGATDPNTNLLYDNMLYAQIDAVYAAIKALEHTDIEVRISETGWPSKGDPDEVGATPQNAEIYNSNLLKRIEQKQGTPANPSVPIDIFVFALFNENLKIGPVSERNYGLYYPDGTPVYNIGLQGYLPVPEMVMESKSNALSINFLIYIFTCLLFTWELSRP; translated from the exons atgtgtgtgtgtgtgtgtgtgtgtaatgtAATAACTTGGCTATGTGGCAAACCTTGGACCTTAAGGCTGGAAGCGTGGTGTTGGTCTTGGTTGGCGGTTATGCCCAATATCAGATCAGTAATGGCAACaacctcttctttcttcttcactttgctATTGCTGCTTCTCACTGTTTCGG ATTTGTTTGTGCAAAGCCGAGGCCTAAATTTTGGAATCAACTACGGGCAAAAGGCCAACAACCTTCCATCTCCATCCCGTGTGGCTGTTCTTATAAAATCTCTGAATGTCTCCAGAATCAAACTCTATGATGCTGATCCAAATGTTCTATCTGCATTCTCCAATTCAGATGTGGAATTCATCATAGGGCTAGAGAACGAGAAACTGCAGAGCATGACAGACCCTTCTAAGGCTCAGAGCTGGGTTCAACAGAATGTTCAACCTTACATTTCACAAACCAGAATCACTTGCATCACTGTAGGAAACGAGGTCTTCAACTACAATGATACTCAGCTCACAGAAAATCTTCTCCCTGCAATGCAAAGTGTGTATAATGCCCTTGTTAATCTAGGACTAGCACAACAAGTTACTGTTACAACTGCTCATTCTTTCAACATTTTAGCCAATTCTTTCCCTCCTTCATCTGGGGCATTCAGGCAAGATCTGATACAATACATTCAACCCCTCCTTAGCTTTCATGCTCAAATCAAATCACCCTTCCTCATTAATGCATATCCATTTTTTGCATACAAGGACAATCCAAACCAAATCTCCTTAAAATATGTGCTGTTTCAGCCAAATCAAGGGGCCACTGATCCAAATACCAATTTGCTTTATGATAACATGTTGTATGCTCAAATTGATGCTGTCTACGCGGCCATCAAAGCGCTGGAGCATACCGATATAGAAGTGAGGATTTCGGAAACCGGTTGGCCTTCTAAGGGTGACCCTGATGAGGTTGGAGCCACACCACAGAATGCAGAAATATATAATAGTAATTTGTTGAAGAGGATAGAGCAGAAGCAAGGCACTCCTGCAAATCCATCTGTTCCAattgatatttttgtatttgcACTTTTCAATGAGAATTTGAAGATTGGTCCTGTTTCTGAGAGAAACTACGGCCTTTATTATCCTGATGGTACCCCAGTTTACAACATTGGATTACAAGGTTATCTCCCAGTCCCAGAAATGGTTATGGAGTCCAAATCTAAT GCTTTGTCCATCAATTTTCTCATCTACATATTTACATGTTTGTTGTTCACTTGGGAGCTTTCAAGACCGTGA
- the LOC114378456 gene encoding probable calcium-binding protein CML48, with protein MSSSYHFQSQSYAPSAPEQPPYSNYHHTSSSASSSFPPGTPHDVIRSFQMVDRDRSGFIDERELQQALSSGFHHFNLRTIRFLMFLFKSPNLPLTIGPKEFAALWSCLGHWRGIFERYDKDRSGKIDPLELRDALYGIGYAVPGSVLQLLLSKYGDGSGRRVELGFDSFVECGMIIKGLTDKFKEKDTRYTGSATLSYDAFMTMVLPFLVSYD; from the exons ATGTCTTCTTCATACCATTTTCAATCTCAGTCCTATGCTCCATCTGCGCCAGAACAACCTCCATATTCCAATTACCATCACACTTCTTCATCAGCATCATCGAGTTTTCCACCAGGGACACCCCATGACGTCATTAGGAGCTTTCAGATGGTGGATAGGGACCGAAGTGGCTTCATTGATGAACGTGAATTGCAGCAAGCTCTCTCTTCTGGATTCCACCACTTCAACCTCAGGACCATTCGTTTTCTCATGTTCCTCTTCAAGAGTCCAAACCTACCCCTCACAATTG GACCAAAGGAATTTGCAGCACTCTGGAGTTGCCTTGGTCATTGGCGA GGCATATTTGAGAGGTACGATAAAGACAGGAGTGGGAAAATTGATCCATTAGAACTCAGAGATGCTCTATATGGTATTGGCTATGCTGTACCGGGCTCGGTTCTACAACTTCTGCTTTCCAAATACGGTGATGGAAGTGGTAGGAGGGTTGAACTTGGTTTTGACAGTTTTGTCga GTGTGGGATGATTATTAAG GGTCTGACTGATAAATTTAAGGAGAAGGATACACGGTATACGGGTTCGGCTACACTTTCATACGATGCCTTTATGACTATGGTCCTTCCTTTCCTTGTATCTTATGATTGA